The Candidatus Binataceae bacterium genome has a window encoding:
- a CDS encoding sulfatase-like hydrolase/transferase, with the protein MGRNILFITTDQQRYDSLGCNGGKIARTPVADRLAAAGINYRRAHNQNTVCMPARSTMATGQYVRTHGVFANGVALPPDAPSIAGWLHQKAVYHTALIGKAHFEPAFDFAGRWFENRMAREGSTGPYRGFERMELAMHAPLGGWHYSLWLQQNYPNELGGFSRVLSAAPGGDTGAPEVAYNPIPREHYHTDWVADRTIAYLDSLEASDDWFVWMSFPDPHHPWDPPASEARRINWRDLDLPPGYPGSREKIESILGQKPHHWLDWYQGRFGNDEGGPGVFVPCKMTTDQVREINALVHVENQLIDEAMGRVLSRIADRGWLDRTDVLFTTDHGELQGDFGLLYKGPYHVDALMRVPFIWRPAPSAGVAPAEISDPVGHLDLAPTFCQIAGVPIPDWAEGSPLPTTTASRRERVITEWDSQFKQIGMHLRSIYRDGWLCTVYERSTRDIGFDMAQIPALLRGTSPIPNIFYEGTEGELYNLAEDPLQWRNLWSDAGYKKLRSDLIADLYDNLPKPRDPLLSVDAPA; encoded by the coding sequence ATGGGTCGCAACATTCTTTTCATCACCACCGACCAGCAACGCTACGACTCGCTGGGCTGCAACGGCGGCAAGATCGCGCGTACCCCGGTTGCGGATCGTCTGGCAGCGGCGGGCATCAACTATCGGCGGGCCCACAACCAGAACACGGTCTGCATGCCAGCGCGATCGACGATGGCTACCGGGCAGTACGTCCGCACCCATGGCGTGTTCGCCAATGGCGTCGCGCTGCCTCCCGACGCACCAAGCATCGCCGGGTGGCTGCACCAGAAGGCCGTCTATCACACCGCGCTCATCGGCAAGGCCCACTTCGAGCCGGCCTTTGACTTCGCGGGGCGCTGGTTCGAAAACCGCATGGCACGCGAAGGGTCGACCGGTCCGTATCGCGGCTTCGAACGGATGGAACTTGCGATGCACGCGCCGCTTGGTGGATGGCACTATTCCCTGTGGCTGCAGCAGAACTATCCAAACGAGCTTGGTGGATTCTCGCGCGTGCTCAGCGCTGCGCCCGGCGGCGACACCGGCGCTCCCGAGGTCGCCTACAATCCGATTCCGCGCGAGCACTACCACACCGATTGGGTCGCTGACCGGACTATCGCTTACCTCGATTCGCTGGAGGCCAGCGACGACTGGTTTGTGTGGATGAGCTTTCCCGACCCGCATCACCCGTGGGACCCGCCCGCCAGTGAAGCGCGCAGAATCAATTGGCGCGACCTCGATCTCCCGCCCGGCTACCCGGGCTCGCGCGAAAAAATCGAAAGTATTCTCGGGCAGAAGCCGCACCACTGGCTCGACTGGTACCAGGGCCGCTTCGGCAACGATGAAGGTGGCCCGGGGGTTTTTGTGCCTTGCAAAATGACCACCGATCAGGTCCGCGAGATCAACGCACTGGTTCACGTCGAAAACCAATTGATCGACGAAGCCATGGGCCGGGTGCTCAGTCGGATCGCGGACCGCGGGTGGCTGGATCGCACCGATGTTCTGTTCACCACTGACCACGGCGAACTCCAAGGCGACTTTGGCCTGCTCTACAAAGGGCCGTACCACGTTGACGCGCTCATGCGAGTCCCATTCATCTGGCGCCCCGCGCCTTCTGCAGGAGTGGCCCCGGCCGAAATCAGCGACCCGGTCGGTCACCTCGACCTCGCACCGACGTTCTGCCAGATAGCCGGCGTCCCGATTCCCGATTGGGCCGAGGGCTCGCCCCTGCCGACCACCACCGCATCGCGCCGCGAGCGCGTGATCACGGAATGGGACAGCCAGTTCAAGCAGATCGGTATGCACCTGCGTTCGATCTATCGCGATGGATGGCTCTGCACCGTCTACGAACGGTCGACCCGCGATATCGGCTTCGATATGGCGCAGATTCCCGCGCTGTTGCGTGGCACCTCGCCCATCCCGAACATCTTTTACGAGGGAACCGAGGGCGAGCTTTACAACCTTGCGGAGGATCCGTTGCAGTGGCGCAACCTCTGGAGCGATGCGGGCTATAAAAAGCTGAGGTCAGACCTAATCGCCGACCTCTACGACAATCTGCCCAAACCGCGCGACCCGCTGCTTTCGGTCGACGCCCCAGCGTAA
- a CDS encoding TetR/AcrR family transcriptional regulator, which produces MVATSVVPKDGRAARSYRARLALADALLDLLNEGVERPTAAQIAERAGVSLRLVFHHFDDLEAIYASAGDLQIERVRTLSKPVDSALPFEERVATFLKIRARVFEYVSPVRRASLRRETSSAEISRRMRVEHQLAREHTLHAFAVEIARAPAGQRAEVAAALDGVTSWEIWEFLRTRSELSVKQASRIVAHMVRAILIGGN; this is translated from the coding sequence GTGGTCGCCACCAGCGTCGTCCCTAAAGATGGACGTGCCGCGCGCAGTTATCGCGCGCGCCTGGCACTCGCCGACGCTCTCCTGGACCTCCTGAACGAAGGGGTGGAGCGACCCACCGCGGCGCAAATCGCGGAGCGGGCGGGCGTCTCGCTGCGGCTGGTCTTCCATCATTTCGACGATCTCGAAGCCATCTATGCGAGCGCCGGGGATCTGCAGATCGAACGGGTGCGGACCCTCAGCAAGCCGGTCGACTCCGCCCTGCCCTTCGAAGAACGGGTGGCGACGTTTCTAAAGATCCGTGCCCGCGTTTTCGAATACGTATCGCCGGTGCGGCGCGCGAGCCTTCGCCGGGAGACCTCATCGGCTGAGATCTCTCGCCGGATGCGGGTGGAGCATCAGCTGGCACGCGAACACACCCTGCACGCGTTCGCTGTCGAAATTGCAAGGGCTCCCGCGGGGCAGCGGGCAGAGGTTGCCGCGGCGTTGGACGGCGTCACGAGCTGGGAGATATGGGAATTCCTGCGCACGCGCAGTGAACTTTCCGTCAAACAGGCAAGCCGGATTGTCGCGCACATGGTCCGCGCCATTCTGATCGGAGGAAACTAG
- a CDS encoding CoA pyrophosphatase — MGLPTTAGKLGRNRHHIERLRQVLSKEIPVPRAKLANNAKGAAVLVPIFERDGELHVVYIRRADHVASHQGQVAFPGGRVDPSDATLLETALREAQEEVAIDPLTVDVLGAFPEMSTLTSGIIVAPFAGVIPATTALRPCPKEVAEIFDVPLGALRDPRYRGHYEWGGNRSKFPAILYGGQTIWGLTLRITENLLAILNSVP; from the coding sequence ATGGGTCTGCCCACCACCGCCGGGAAACTGGGCCGCAACCGCCATCATATAGAACGGCTGCGCCAGGTCCTCTCCAAGGAAATACCGGTTCCGCGCGCAAAGCTCGCCAACAATGCCAAGGGGGCCGCGGTACTGGTCCCGATTTTCGAACGTGACGGCGAACTTCACGTCGTCTACATTCGGCGCGCTGACCATGTCGCCAGTCATCAAGGGCAGGTTGCCTTTCCGGGCGGACGAGTCGACCCTAGCGATGCCACCCTGCTCGAGACCGCCTTGCGCGAAGCACAGGAAGAAGTCGCGATCGATCCGCTCACCGTGGACGTGCTTGGTGCGTTTCCGGAGATGAGTACGCTGACCAGCGGAATTATCGTCGCTCCCTTCGCGGGGGTCATTCCGGCAACGACCGCGCTGCGCCCCTGTCCCAAGGAAGTAGCGGAGATTTTCGATGTCCCTCTCGGCGCCCTGCGCGATCCCCGCTATCGCGGTCACTACGAGTGGGGTGGCAACCGTTCCAAGTTTCCCGCGATTCTGTACGGCGGGCAGACTATCTGGGGATTAACTCTCAGAATCACCGAGAACCTGCTCGCCATTCTGAATTCGGTCCCTTAG
- the thiI gene encoding tRNA uracil 4-sulfurtransferase ThiI, translating to MRYLVGRYHEIALKGRNQWRFVEQLRHNLRSVFADVRLGKIRSEGPRIIVELPDEMDDAAAIARAAGIFGLANFSLSYRVPLDMEAIKAEAIARAREHPAHSFRIRTRRGDKRFPMNSMEVDREVGAAIVDAFGYRVDLHDPELTISIEILADGAFVSAGKIPGPGGLPVGISGRALALISGGIDSPVAAYRMMRRGLMLDFVHFHAYPLVSAASLEKASDLVAQLTRYQTRSTLALVPFGMLQREIVARSERPLRVVMYRRFMMRIASALAVRFRARALVTGESLGQVASQTLDNLAVIENAARLPVMRPLLGMDKNEIVEQARAISTFETSILADQDCCTLFVPEHPETHARLAEVEAMEARFDVDRMVEDAVSATEVRRFTFPPRPEGPGIVREYRDG from the coding sequence ATGCGTTACCTGGTCGGGAGATATCATGAGATTGCCCTGAAGGGGCGCAATCAGTGGCGCTTCGTAGAGCAGCTGCGGCACAACCTGCGTTCGGTATTCGCCGACGTGAGGCTCGGCAAGATACGCAGCGAGGGACCGCGCATCATCGTGGAGTTGCCCGACGAAATGGACGACGCGGCCGCGATTGCGCGGGCAGCGGGGATTTTCGGGTTGGCCAACTTCTCGCTCAGCTATCGCGTGCCCCTGGATATGGAAGCGATCAAGGCCGAGGCGATCGCGCGCGCGCGGGAACATCCGGCGCACAGCTTTCGGATAAGGACCCGGCGCGGTGACAAGCGCTTTCCGATGAACTCGATGGAGGTGGACCGAGAAGTGGGCGCGGCGATCGTCGATGCGTTTGGCTACCGTGTCGACCTCCACGATCCCGAGCTGACAATCTCGATTGAAATCCTGGCTGATGGCGCGTTCGTTTCGGCCGGCAAGATTCCCGGACCCGGCGGGTTGCCGGTCGGAATTTCGGGGCGAGCCTTGGCCCTGATCTCCGGCGGAATCGATTCGCCCGTGGCAGCCTATCGCATGATGCGGCGCGGACTCATGCTCGATTTCGTGCATTTTCATGCGTATCCGCTGGTGTCGGCGGCGAGCCTTGAAAAAGCCTCCGACCTGGTTGCCCAGCTGACTCGCTACCAGACGCGATCCACGCTGGCGCTGGTGCCGTTTGGGATGCTGCAACGAGAAATCGTGGCACGTTCGGAGCGCCCGCTGCGGGTGGTGATGTACCGGCGCTTCATGATGCGCATCGCCAGCGCGTTAGCGGTCCGCTTTCGCGCACGCGCGCTGGTGACCGGTGAAAGCCTCGGGCAGGTGGCATCGCAGACCCTCGACAACCTGGCGGTGATTGAGAACGCGGCCCGCCTTCCGGTGATGCGTCCGCTGCTCGGGATGGACAAGAACGAGATAGTCGAACAGGCACGCGCGATAAGCACCTTCGAAACCTCAATCCTAGCCGACCAGGACTGCTGCACGCTGTTTGTTCCCGAACATCCGGAAACTCATGCGCGGTTGGCCGAGGTCGAAGCGATGGAGGCGCGGTTCGATGTCGATCGGATGGTGGAGGACGCGGTGAGCGCGACCGAGGTGAGACGATTCACCTTTCCTCCGCGCCCGGAAGGGCCCGGCATCGTCCGGGAGTATCGCGATGGATAG
- a CDS encoding VOC family protein yields the protein MDRPLKVAELDHVVLSCRNLERALDFYTRILGLTEERRIAQLGLVQLRAGRSMIDLVPAKAGRAEEGLNVDHFCLGVEAHDLNAAAVYLRARGVEVMGEPADRYGARGMGKSIYVRDPEGNVIELKQMLGQVS from the coding sequence ATGGATAGACCCCTCAAAGTCGCCGAGCTTGATCACGTTGTTCTCAGCTGCCGCAACCTGGAGCGGGCCCTTGATTTCTACACCCGCATTCTCGGACTCACCGAGGAGCGGCGCATCGCTCAGCTCGGTCTGGTTCAGCTTCGGGCTGGTCGGAGCATGATCGATCTGGTTCCCGCGAAGGCTGGGCGGGCGGAGGAGGGCCTCAACGTGGATCACTTCTGCCTCGGCGTGGAAGCGCACGACCTGAACGCGGCCGCAGTCTACCTGCGCGCCCGCGGAGTTGAGGTGATGGGAGAGCCGGCCGACCGCTACGGCGCGCGTGGAATGGGCAAGTCAATCTATGTGCGAGATCCGGAGGGCAACGTCATCGAGCTGAAGCAGATGCTGGGGCAGGTTTCTTGA
- a CDS encoding glycosyltransferase codes for MTTTITTAVPTHNRAATLGDTLASIAALKIPSGTELDCLVIDNASTDATAEVVESSASAAPFAMRRILEPHLGSSFARNRAIAEAASDFIFFIDDDATAEASWAIEMLAALQSRGLDGACGMVLPRWSSPPPAWLGPSLWVKLAVHVREQIEAVPVEQAEVLANYYSANVGFRRSAFERFGKFREDLGVVGGNPISGEDTELFERILAHGGAMGLAPRAIVHHLIAPERMTRAYLLRKSFAYGFGSAIAGGRSHNRIDKLVKNLVRMTAAALRGNAERTIYHELECANFIGYWRGRLAQRR; via the coding sequence TTGACAACTACGATCACGACAGCAGTTCCGACGCACAATCGCGCGGCCACCCTGGGCGACACGCTGGCGAGTATCGCCGCACTGAAGATCCCGTCAGGAACGGAGCTCGATTGCCTGGTCATTGACAATGCATCAACTGACGCAACCGCCGAGGTGGTGGAATCGTCGGCAAGTGCAGCGCCATTCGCGATGCGCCGGATTCTCGAGCCTCACCTGGGATCCAGCTTCGCGCGGAATCGCGCGATAGCGGAAGCGGCGAGCGATTTCATTTTTTTCATCGACGACGACGCCACCGCGGAAGCATCGTGGGCTATAGAGATGCTGGCAGCGCTCCAGAGCCGCGGCCTCGATGGCGCCTGCGGGATGGTACTGCCGCGCTGGTCTTCGCCGCCGCCCGCCTGGCTAGGGCCAAGCCTGTGGGTCAAGCTCGCGGTCCACGTTCGCGAGCAGATCGAAGCCGTCCCGGTCGAGCAGGCAGAGGTGCTGGCCAACTATTACAGTGCCAACGTCGGGTTTCGCAGGTCAGCTTTCGAACGCTTCGGCAAGTTTCGCGAAGACCTTGGAGTCGTGGGCGGGAATCCGATCTCAGGTGAGGACACCGAGCTGTTCGAACGAATACTCGCTCACGGTGGCGCGATGGGGCTGGCGCCGCGCGCCATCGTGCATCACCTGATTGCGCCCGAACGGATGACGCGAGCCTATTTGCTCCGCAAAAGTTTCGCCTACGGATTCGGCAGTGCGATCGCAGGTGGACGGAGTCACAATCGAATTGACAAGCTCGTAAAGAACCTGGTGCGAATGACCGCCGCGGCACTACGTGGAAATGCAGAGCGCACGATTTATCACGAGTTGGAATGCGCGAACTTCATCGGCTATTGGCGCGGCCGACTGGCACAAAGGCGCTAG
- a CDS encoding NUDIX hydrolase — protein sequence MAETQFFVGVHGVIANRGRLLVLKRSHRANYCPGTWDLPGGHLSLGESAEEGLLREIKEETSLDVAVDRLLGLHNMIDEPYMQALYACRLTVYRSLKLQPEEHLEARWVSPAEMEDLELIPYLKQILTRGILAYVK from the coding sequence ATGGCTGAGACGCAATTTTTTGTGGGCGTGCACGGGGTGATCGCGAACCGGGGGCGATTGCTGGTGCTCAAGCGCTCGCATCGCGCGAACTATTGTCCCGGCACCTGGGATCTGCCCGGCGGTCATCTGTCGTTGGGCGAGAGCGCCGAGGAAGGTTTGCTTCGCGAAATCAAGGAAGAGACCTCGCTCGACGTGGCAGTCGATCGGCTGCTCGGGCTCCACAACATGATCGATGAACCCTATATGCAAGCCCTGTACGCCTGTAGGCTGACCGTGTATCGAAGCCTGAAACTTCAACCAGAGGAACATCTCGAAGCGCGTTGGGTGTCGCCGGCAGAAATGGAAGACCTCGAGCTGATTCCATACCTGAAGCAAATCCTCACGCGCGGAATCTTGGCGTATGTGAAATGA